From one Anopheles cruzii chromosome 3, idAnoCruzAS_RS32_06, whole genome shotgun sequence genomic stretch:
- the LOC128270332 gene encoding sphingomyelin phosphodiesterase-like: MFRASMLSAAAVLVVAALVPATAGYQVKPANYAKLMEQQQKFDEAFERDFYVEHTRYVETGVKSARLEELFEHMGSLGSLDMFRTETDNHPLPYLTVECTACRALLTTYLTYRRVLGWDRDRIAQQAATTCSTLNILTPENCLMLVNKNIDILLHIIDSRPALTAQTMCGIIFQSGTCVLEDPAFLGWTINVAGGGRPITGSVTSPNRAVSDLKIIHITDVHYDPHYRTGYNAVCGEPCCCRVGQGIPANPAHGAGEWGDYRDCDSPWKAVEDAVRAAARQHPDAAYVYYTGDIIDHGVWETTVAGNIVSMTRTYQLFRDVFPGKPVYPVLGNHENNPTNVFAPSYIDRQDFSASWLYDFSADQWSSWLPTATQQTIRQGGFYTALVRPGFRIIGMNNNDAYTFNWWILYDPAYLQAQLQWLHDTLLQAEAAGEKVHVLAHIPIGAGTSYRTWARQYRRILDRFWDVITAHFHGHTHADEFNVFYALSNPQHAISVGFNGGGTVPYSNYNPNYVVYHVNPQTYQVTDFESWYFNLTEANQNPNRSPIWTQLYSFSDDFQLANVSPASLDTLVRRFAANPAELRRYWELKVKRGDPFLAAGCDGDCLLNHLCQIVTNEANDDSKCNALAAIFRNLDDELFRDESDLE, encoded by the exons ATGTTTCGCGCATCGATGCTGTCCGCGGCcgccgtgctggtggtggccgcgctgGTCCCCGCGACCGCCGGCTATCAGGTGAAGCCGGCCAACTACGCGAAACTgatggagcagcagcaaaagtttGACG AGGCGTTCGAGAGGGACTTTTACGTCGAGCACACGCGGTACGTCGAGACGGGCGTCAAGTCGGCGCGGCTGGAGGAGCTTTTCGAGCACATGGGCAGCCTCGGATCGTTGGATATGTTCCGCACGGAGACGGACAATCACCCGTTGCCGTACCTGACGGTCGAGTGTACGGCTTGCCGGGCGCTCCTAACGACGTACCTCACCTACCGCCGGGTACTCGGCTGGGACCGTGATCGTATCGCGCAGCAAGCCGCTACGACGTGCTCGACGCTCAACATCCTGACGCCGGAAAACTGTCTGATGCTGGTGAACAAAAACATCGACATCCTGCTGCACATCATCGATAGCCGCCCGGCGCTAACGGCGCAAACGATGTGCGGTATCATCTTCCAAAGTGGGACCTGCGTTCTGGAGGATCCAGCGTTCCTTGGCTGGACGATTAATGTGGCGGGAGGTGGACGACCCATCACCGGGTCGGTGACGTCTCCGAATCGGGCGGTCAGTGACCTGAAGATCATCCACATTACGGACGTGCACTACGATCCACATTACCGCACCGGGTACAATGCGGTCTGCGGGGAGCCTTGCTGTTGCCGCGTGGGGCAAGGCATTCCGGCGAACCCGGCTCACGGTGCGGGCGAGTGGGGTGACTATCGCGACTGTGACTCACCCTGGAAGGCGGTGGAGGATGCGGTTCGGGCGGCGGCACGGCAACATCCGGATGCGGCGTACGTGTACTACACCGGGGACATCATCGACCACGGTGTCTGGGAAACGACGGTCGCCGGCAACATCGTATCGATGACCCGCACGTATCAACTGTTCCGGGACGTGTTCCCCGGCAAACCGGTGTACCCGGTGCTGGGCAATCACGAGAACAACCCGACCAATGTGTTCGCCCCGAGCTACATCGATCGGCAGGACTTTTCGGCGAGTTGGCTTTACGACTTCTCCGCAGATCAGTGGTCGAGCTGGTTGCCGACGGCCACGCAGCAAACCATCCGGCAGGGTGGCTTCTACACGGCCCTGGTTCGTCCCGGATTCCGCATCATCGGGATGAACAACAACGATGCGTACACGTTCAACTGGTGGATCCTGTACGATCCGGCGTACCTGCAGGCGCAGCTCCAGTGGCTGCACGACACGCTCCTGCAGGCGGAAGCGGCCGGCGAGAAGGTCCACGTGCTGGCCCACATTCCCATCGGTGCCGGTACGAGCTACCGCACCTGGGCCCGCCAGTACCGGCGCATCCTGGATCGCTTCTGGGACGTGATCACGGCTCACTTCCACGGCCATACGCACGCGGACGAGTTTAACGTGTTCTACGCCCTGTCGAACCCGCAGCACGCCATCAGCGTGGGCTTcaacggtggtggcaccgTGCCCTACAGCAACTACAATCCCAACTACGTCGTGTATCACGTCAACCCCCAGACATAC CAAGTGACGGACTTTGAATCGTGGTACTTCAATCTGACCGAGGCCAATCAGAACCCGAACCGTAGCCCGATCTGGACGCAGTTGTACTCTTTCAGCGACGACTTCCAGCTCGCGAACGTCAGTCCGGCATCGCTCGACACGCTGGTCCGCCGGTTCGCCGCAAACCCGGCCGAACTGCGCCGCTATTGGGAGCTGAAGGTGAAGCGTGGTGACCCGTTCCTGGCGGCCGGTTGCGACGGGGATTGCCTGCTGAACCATCTCTGCCAGATCGTGACGAACGAGGCCAACGATGACAGCAAGTGCAACGCGCTGGCCGCCATCTTCCGCAACCTGGACGATGAGTTGTTTCGGGACGAAAGTGACCTCGAGTGA